In Bufo gargarizans isolate SCDJY-AF-19 chromosome 5, ASM1485885v1, whole genome shotgun sequence, the following are encoded in one genomic region:
- the LOC122939160 gene encoding uncharacterized protein LOC122939160, which yields MPSCIIKGCTHTWKNKDKNIIMHVFPKDPRIVRKWLEQAPDHFPNVDEWLEKILETQKKNDNYRLCSKHFDYFSYEEGGLCKKLRRDAVPTIFPPKISSTLDSSDATTETESQTTSESLVSSESRSATPLDVSGELVGETKSSDGTLPTIAATPCVKRKQKRRRVSERPNTQVVSHPVGSSGNVVLHGEINLLGSTIQLHLPITATVTDTNVLLPNYSLPTMVDQSTNTDLYWSKDHKTFVLDTSYVSKVNIGIQTKKIRYRQRGTQCCLLKDRVKSAKGSFSGKKNKKGKTCEKTSLASGKGQLNEDESSDNGQIDLLEEEIEPSKHSDYDNIQFSEDIEMSQSLFYSTPLSAAKLCSRLEINELSPLKKTNFRDCHTIQLTSINLLEEENDATEEEPDLSPGVIMESDEEEDEDLSTFLEDFEDEIEPLDQVTIDGNQMDIIGGDIKDPVSEFFFIVFESCLDSLISMIPCQYRKSCGSRLTHKKIRQIGSAINLDVKCVRGHIQLLWTSQPRVNRISAGNLLLSSAIVLSGNHFLKIKMFFDIINIFMISRSTHYRYQPKYIFPSIHEEWQQERAKIVSALGRSPVCLAGDGQSDSPGFSAKYCIYTMMETDQGKIVDFSVVQIIPPASSVSLEKNAFKETIDRIIEKNINVRIVATNRHVSIRKLIKDEYPRIIHQFDVWHLAKSVGQKILTASKTQNCSALSPWISSIKKHLWWCARNCDGNPTKLVIRWKSVLKHVLNIHEWETEDEYSRCHHNTEIQDKKWLLDHSAAYEKLKSIVESQKLIKDIEHLCFFCHTGDLEVFHSCVLKYRPKRVHFYFDAMVARTTLAVLEHNTNVGRVQAVFQERTDAEGQEQAKKYRFEYSKARKAWVVKLLYEPRSQEFLKPIFIRIIELAEGKFESTWESALPSLPRNIAPVERPPKEDLVRRHLFRK from the exons ATGCCCTCGTGCATTATAAAGGGATGTACCCACACCtggaaaaacaaagataaaaatatcATAATGCATGTGTTTCCAAAAGATCCCAGAATAGTCCGGAAATGGCTTGAGCAGGCTCCTGACCATTTTCCAAACGTGGACGAATGGCTTGAAAAAATCttggaaacacaaaaaaaaaatgataattatcGATTGTGCTCAAAGCACTTTGACTATTTTTCATATGAGGAAGGAGGATTGTGTAAAAAATTACGTCGTGATGCTGTGCCCACCATTTTCCCACCAAAAATTAGCAGTACCCTGGATTCATCGGATGCAACTACTGAGACGGAAAGTCAGACAACTTCGGAATCATTGGTTAGTTCAGAATCACGCTCCGCTACTCCGTTAGATGTTTCCGGAGAACTCGTTGGAGAAACTAAAAGTTCCGATGGAACATTGCCAACAATAGCAGCTACCCCATGtgtcaaaagaaaacaaaaaagaagaaGGGTATCAGAACGTCCAAACACACAAGTTGTGTCACATCCGGTTGGTTCAAGTGGGAATGTCGTTCTACACGGTGAAATTAATCTCCTGGGAAGCACGATCCAACTTCACCTGCCAATTACTGCAACTGTTACAGACACCAATGTTTTACTTCCTAATTATAGCTTGCCAACCATGGTTGATCAGTCAACAAATACAGACTTATATTGGTCTAAGGATCATAAGACATTTGTCCTTGATACGAGTTATGTTTCAAAAGTCAATATTGGTATCCAGACCAAAAAAATAAGATATCGTCAACGAGGAACACAGTGTTGTCTATTGAAGGACCGTGTAAAAAGTGCTAAAGGATctttttctggcaaaaaaaataaaaaaggaaaaacctgTGAAAAAACATCACTCGCAAGTGGCAAAGGACAGCTGAACGAAGATGAAAGTTCAGATAATGGCCAAATAGACCTGTTAGAAGAAGAAATTGAACCATCCAAGCATTCTGACTACGATAATATACAATTCAGTGAAGACATTGAGATGTCACAAAGTTTATTTTATTCAACACCATTGAGCGCTGCCAAACTGTGCAGCAGATTAGAAATAAACGAACTTTCACCTTTGAAGAAAACCAACTTTAGAGATTGTCATACAATTCAACTTACAAGTATAAATTTATTGGAAGAAGAAAATGATGCTACAGAAGAAGAACCTGATTTATCGCCTGGGGTAATTATGGAATCTGATGAAGAGGAAGATGAAGATTTATCTACATTCCTAGAAGACTTTGAGGATGAGATAGAGCCTCTAGATCAAGTAACAATCGATGGGAACCAAATGGATATAATTGGAGGTGATATCAAAGACCctgttagtgaatttttttttatagttttcgaAAGTTGCCTGGATAGTCTGATCAGTATGATTCCATGCCAATATAGGAAGTCATGTGGGAGTCGACTAACTCATAAGAAGATTAGACAGATCGGATCTGCGATTAACTTGGATGTGAAATGTGTCCGGGGTCACATTCAACTACTATGGACCAGCCAGCCGAGAGTAAATCGCATTTCCGCTGGCAACCTACTCTTGTCTAGTGCAATAGTGCTTAGTGGGAATCActtcctcaaaataaaaatgttttttgatataataaatatttttatgatATCTCGTTCAACCCATTACCGttac cagccaaaatacatttttccaaGCATACACGAAGAATGGCAACAAGAACGTGCAAAAATTGTCTCTGCACTAGGAAGATCACCTGTATGCTTGGCGGGTGACGGTCAATCTGACAGCCCTGGATTTTCAGCTAAATATTGTATATATACAATGATGGAGACTGACCAAGGAAAAATAGTCGACTTTAGTGTTGTACAAATAATTCCTCCGGCATCTTCAGTTAGCctagaaaaaaatgcttttaaagaAACAATAGACCgaattatagaaaaaaatataaatgttagaATAGTGGCAACCAATCGCCATGTTTCAATACGGaaactaataaaagatgaatatCCACGGATAATCCATCAATTTGATGTTTGGCATCTGGCAAAGTCAGTTGGCCAAAAAATTCTAACTGCTTCAAAAACCCAAAATTGTTCTGCTCTCTCACCGTGGATATCATCCATAAAAAAACATCTATGGTGGTGCGCTAGAAATTGTGATGGCAACCCTACAAAATTAGTGATAAGATGGAAGTCCGTTCTAAAACATGTTTTAAATATACACGAATGGGAAACAGAAGATGAATACTCACGGTGCCATCATAACACAGAAATACAAGATAAAAAGTGGCTCCTTGATCACTCTGCCGCATATGAAAAGCTGAAAAGTATTGTTGAAAGTCAAAAACTTATAAAGGACATTGAACatctttgttttttttgtcatacAGGAGATTTAGAGGTTTTCCACTCCTGCGTACTAAAGTACCGACCTAAACGGGTGCATTTTTATTTCGATGCCATGGTAGCTCGTACAACACTCGCTGTTTTGGAACACAATACAAATGTTGGCAGAGTACAGGCAGTTTTCCAAGAAAGGACTGATGCAGAGGGTCAGGAACAAGCTAAAAAATATAGATTTGAGTACAGTAAAGCACGCAAAGCCTGGGTGGTCAAGTTACTGTACGAACCACGGTCTCAAGAATTTTTGAAGCCAATATTCATTAGAATTATTGAACTTGCTGAGGGAAAATTTGAATCCACATGGGAATCTGCCTTGCCCAGTTTACCCCGAAACATAGCACCAGTTGAAAGGCCACCTAAAGAAGATCTGGTGCGAAGACATCTCTTTAGAAAATAA